The Populus nigra chromosome 14, ddPopNigr1.1, whole genome shotgun sequence genome has a segment encoding these proteins:
- the LOC133672425 gene encoding kunitz type trypsin inhibitor 104-like, whose translation MLGLIRGLSFICLLMAISCLAQGPPVLDTDGNPVTRGVEYYVDPAVTDVAGGLTLVTRNGSCPSYVGQVPIGPGNVQGLPVIFTPRNSGETVITENTQFTVAFSAASICVSDTTWGIGEEDPETTRRLIVIGDEPAIFSISRNQAPGPYTFGYCPECNTPPPCGRPRCGIAGILEQNGTRFLTIDGPAFPFSFRRA comes from the coding sequence ATGTTGGGGTTGATTAGAGGTTTGAGCTTCATTTGTCTACTGATGGCTATATCATGCTTGGCTCAGGGCCCTCCTGTGCTTGATACTGATGGAAACCCTGTTACAAGAGGGGTAGAATACTATGTAGATCCTGCTGTAACTGATGTTGCTGGTGGTTTAACTCTAGTGACTCGCAATGGATCTTGTCCATCTTATGTTGGTCAGGTTCCTATTGGTCCTGGTAATGTTCAAGGCCTTCCAGTCATCTTCACCCCAAGAAATTCTGGAGAGACTGTCATCACTGAAAATACTCAATTCACTGTTGCATTTTCAGCTGCTTCGATTTGTGTTTCAGATACTACATGGGGTATAGGCGAGGAAGACCCAGAGACGACAAGGAGACTTATTGTGATTGGTGATGAACCAGCCATCTTTAGTATTAGCCGTAATCAAGCACCAGGTCCCTATACTTTTGGCTATTGCCCAGAATGCAACACTCCTCCACCTTGTGGGAGGCCAAGATGTGGGATTGCAGGTATTCTGGAACAGAATGGAACGAGGTTCTTAACCATAGATGGCCCTGCATTTCCTTTCAGCTTTAGAAGGGCTTGA
- the LOC133672454 gene encoding kunitz type trypsin inhibitor 104-like encodes MLRLIGSLSFIWLLMATSTMAQTLPAVLDADGQPLRSGVEYYVLPAVTDVAGGLTLVNLNNGSICPLFVGQEPLAPVVSRGTSVIFTPRVADTVVRETRDFTVAFTGVSVCAQSTAWRVGERNPETRRRYILAETNPIPSSNAWHFNIVKNDQGLYKFQWCPNCLTGACPKPLCGDAGIVVENERRLLVLDGPAFPFIFRRA; translated from the coding sequence ATGTTGAGATTGATTGGAAGCTTGAGCTTTATATGGCTACTGATGGCCACATCCACAATGGCTCAAACCTTGCCTGCTGTGCTTGATGCAGATGGCCAACCTCTTAGAAGTGGTGTAGAATACTACGTGCTTCCAGCTGTAACTGATGTTGCCGGTGGCTTAACCCTTGTTAATCTTAACAACGGTTCCATATGTCCACTCTTTGTTGGGCAAGAGCCTCTTGCACCTGTTGTGTCCCGAGGCACTTCAGTCATATTCACACCACGGGTTGCGGATACTGTTGTAAGGGAGACAAGGGACTTCACTGTTGCATTCACTGGTGTATCAGTTTGTGCTCAGTCTACTGCATGGAGGGTAGGTGAGCGGAATCCAGAGACAAGGAGGAGGTATATCTTGGCTGAAACGAATCCTATTCCATCTTCTAATGCTTGGCACTTCAATATTGTCAAGAATGATCAAGGCCTCTACAAATTTCAATGGTGTCCAAATTGTCTCACCGGAGCTTGTCCCAAGCCTTTGTGTGGGGATGCTGGTATTGTGGTTGAGAATGAAAGGAGATTGCTGGTCTTGGATGGTCCCgcctttccttttatatttagaaGGGCTTGA
- the LOC133672316 gene encoding cation/H(+) antiporter 15-like, protein MADSGYLVNRTKDGSEACYYVNQTGGNYFQSTSALTTSLPLFVLQLSVVLFTTRLLLLILRPLRQPSIVALIIAGVLLGPSALGTTPLFFDHVLPFKAIKVLETFANLALVYYMFLFGLEMDLKPIMNSGSEAIRIAISGILIPLGFGFGLFYLLQLLDSNAKEISSFKGSIFWAITLTATNFPDVTQVLTDLKLLRTDMGRLAMSSAVSSDFFTWILLVVAMALLNARPYYVLPSILAFVLLCGFVIRPVISKIANHAVKGDDFTEQHIWFVLGWIVFFGFITDAFGLHSMVGSFMLGVIMPRRDVIRMKLMERLDDFVSGIMMPLFFLTSGIRTDAGFMLKETPWYAIFIIIFLSFGAKILSTLLVFLLHNKPMEDGFALGVIMNTKGVMSIIIINAGRNIKVLNNQTFTIMVFSALAMTCLVEPIVAATYKPRKKLLRYKHRTVESVLANGVEFKILACVLSNRDAPCMISLLEASNAGPDFPICVIAVHLVELTGRNTAMLIVHDHSTTSMSNPIRAKSESDQIIFAFKSYEKRNGAVSVQTITAISPYENMHEDICSLALDKRVSLIIIPFQTVLTADGRVEDAKSTFPAMNQCVLENATCSVGLLVDRGLGSIMQTGPARNSSSSKGHRIAMIFIGGPDDREALAYAWRMAGHPGISLTVLRFLPGRIAAQSTPEHSLNSHDELFSSMTIEEREKRLDDDYTYEFMFKTLDDESITYTEKVVNNGDETLAEIRRNDADFDLYIVGRGEKTRSVLTSGLSDWNSCQELGTMGDTLASSNFASHASVLVVQQYVPKNYIANPHGFSANLGSKTWRPLMVGDQVPFGNTTSISHHYVYDQDEDDDDDYDYDYDYDYDRK, encoded by the exons ATGGCTGACTCTGGATATTTAGTAAATCGTACCAAGGATGGTTCGGAAGCATGTTACTACGTAAATCAAACTGGTGGCAATTATTTCCAAAGTACAAGTGCTTTGACGACGTCCCTCCCTCTCTTTGTCCTCCAACTATCGGTTGTCCTGTTCACCACTCGCCTTCTCCTCTTGATCCTCAGGCCTCTGCGACAACCCAGCATAGTTGCTCTTATAATT GCTGGGGTGTTGCTTGGCCCATCAGCACTTGGAACTACCCCATTGTTTTTCGATCACGTCCTTCCTTTCAAGGCTATCAAGGTGTTGGAAACATTTGCAAACTTGGCACTCGTTTACTACATGTTCCTATTTGGGTTAGAAATGGACCTAAAACCCATCATGAACAGTGGATCGGAGGCTATTCGCATCGCCATTTCTGGAATTCTGATTCCACTTGGCTTTGGGTTTGGCTTATTTTATCTATTACAACTGCTTGATAGTAATGCAAAGGAAATCAGCAGCTTTAAGGGCTCCATATTCTGGGCTATTACTCTCACTGCTACCAACTTCCCTGACGTTACTCAAGTTCTCACAGACCTCAAGCTCCTTCGCACCGATATGGGAAGATTGGCCATGTCTTCAGCTGTTAGCAGTGACTTCTTTACTTGGATTCTTCTTGTGGTTGCAATGGCATTGCTCAATGCTCGCCCATATTATGTTTTGCCATCTATCCTTGCTTTCGTTTTACTCTGTGGTTTTGTGATCCGTCCGGTAATCTCAAAGATAGCTAACCATGCTGTCAAAGGAGACGACTTCACTGAGCAACATATATGGTTTGTTTTGGGTTGGATTGTGTTTTTCGGATTCATCACTGATGCTTTTGGTTTGCATTCTATGGTTGGTAGTTTCATGTTAGGAGTTATTATGCCTCGTCGAGATGTTATCAGAATGAAACTAATGGAAAGGCTTGATGATTTTGTCTCTGGGATTATGATGCCCCTCTTCTTCTTAACCTCAGGGATCCGAACTGATGCTGGTTTTATGCTGAAAGAAACTCCATGGTATGCAATATTTATAATCATATTCCTTAGTTTTGGAGCAAAGATACTGAGCACATTGCTCGTCTTTCTGCTCCACAACAAGCCAATGGAGGATGGTTTTGCTCTTGGAGTAATAATGAACACTAAAGGAGTTATGTCGATCATTATCATTAATGCCGGACGGAATATTAAG GTTCTAAACAACCAAACATTTACCATAATGGTGTTTTCCGCCTTGGCCATGACTTGTTTGGTGGAGCCAATAGTGGCTGCCACATATAAGCCTAGAAAAAAATTGCTTAGATACAAGCACAGGACAGTTGAGAGTGTACTGGCAAATGGGGTAGAATTTAAAATCCTTGCATGTGTTCTTTCAAATCGTGATGCACCTTGCATGATTAGCCTCCTTGAAGCCTCTAATGCCGGCCCAGACTTCCCTATCTGTGTCATCGCCGTCCACTTGGTAGAGCTCACTGGACGGAACACAGCGATGCTAATTGTTCATGACCACTCCACGACAAGCATGAGCAATCCTATCCGAGCAAAATCAGAATCGGACCAAATTATCTTTGCTTTTAAATCATACGAGAAGAGAAACGGAGCTGTGTCGGTTCAAACAATCACTGCAATTTCACCTTATGAGAATATGCATGAGGATATTTGCAGCCTTGCATTGGACAAGCGAGTTTCCCTCATCATCATACCATTCCAAACAGTCTTAACTGCAGACGGCCGAGTAGAGGATGCAAAATCGACTTTTCCAGCTATGAACCAATGTGTGCTGGAAAACGCAACGTGTTCTGTGGGTCTACTGGTTGATCGTGGACTCGGTTCCATCATGCAAACAGGTCCCGCAAGGAACAGTTCTAGCTCAAAAGGGCACCGAATTGCTATGATCTTCATTGGTGGCCCTGATGACAGGGAGGCATTGGCTTATGCGTGGCGAATGGCAGGGCATCCTGGCATAAGTTTAACGGTGCTTCGATTTCTTCCAGGTAGAATAGCAGCACAATCCACTCCAGAACACAGCTTAAACAGTCATGATGAGTTATTCAGTTCCATGACGATTGAGGAGCGGGAAAAGAGGCTTGATGATGATTATACATATGAGTTTATGTTCAAGACTCTTGATGATGAGTCCATTACTTACACAGAGAAAGTGGTGAATAATGGGGATGAAACTCTTGCGGAAATTAGACGAAATGATGCAGATTTTGATCTCTATATAGTTGGAAGAGGGGAGAAAACACGATCAGTGCTCACATCAGGGTTATCAGACTGGAATAGCTGTCAGGAATTGGGAACCATGGGGGATACACTGGCTTCATCAAATTTCGCGTCGCATGCATCAGTTCTTGTGGTGCAACAATACGTACCCAAAAATTATATAGCAAACCCTCATGGATTTTCAGCAAATCTTGGCTCAAAAACTTGGCGACCACTAATGGTTGGTGACCAGGTTCCCTTTGGCAATACTACTAGCATTTCACACCATTATGTTTATGACCAAGACGAAGATGATGACGATGATTACGATTACGATTACGATTACGATTACGATCGTAAATAA
- the LOC133672262 gene encoding G-type lectin S-receptor-like serine/threonine-protein kinase LECRK2 has product MASAYSALLLVFFFWIYEPVSPQQNWTHSIELGSSLSTNFPPTSWRSRSNRFAFGFYRQGSGFIVGIWLASKPDATFTWTINRDVPHVSSNATLELTKKGKLLLRRHRNNATDEEIFIANFTGSASCAQMLDSGNFVLYNERSEAIWESFSFPTDTILGGQNLYIGGELFSSASAIDLSTGRFHLKMQDDGNLVLYPVDTLDLPLDAYWSSRTDGKPGIHLILTGTGDLLLVNQTLHTIETVTSSGSESNSTSIIYRATLEYDGIFRLYSHNFDGEAEYIISLMWHEPGTQCDVRGFCGFNSYCTMNDHDDQPDCLCLPGTAYVDPNQRFHGCERDYNEGSCKHTNEMSSLYNITVLDQIAWDDNAYFQASMSEEGCRKSCLEDCNCAGALYEAGKCKKQKYPVKYASKTQYQSSKSFFKVALESIKSSNHSSAIGMVPSVIQRTSKKAVVLILVMSLAFITWCLVALAISGLFIFKSRVIKGRMQTESGNFGLARELTLRAFSYRELKKATKGFKEELGKGSSGAVYKGTLYKGQKAIAVKRLEKVVSESEREFLAEMRSIGKTHHKNLVRLLGYCTEGSHRLLVYEYMSNGSLANLLFRNERIPDWSDRVKIALDIAKGILYLHEECEAPIIHCDIKPQNILMDDFWTAKISDFGLAKLLVPDQTRTLTIARGTPGYMAPEWTKISTPTSVKVDVYSYGVVLLEIVFCRRNMKINVSKPEEVLLSKWAYELLVARELDRLDLGEDVDRQKLEKMVMIGIWCIQDEPGLRPSMKTVVMMLEGITDVSVPPHPTSASA; this is encoded by the coding sequence ATGGCTTCAGCCTATTCTGCTTTGttgcttgtgtttttcttttggatttacGAACCTGTAAGTCCCCAGCAGAACTGGACACACTCGATAGAATTAGGTTCTTCACTCTCCACCAATTTCCCACCAACTTCATGGCGCTCCCGTTCTAATCGTTTTGCTTTTGGGTTCTACCGACAGGGCAGCGGCTTCATAGTGGGAATTTGGTTGGCGAGTAAGCCAGATGCTACATTCACCTGGACAATAAACCGAGATGTCCCTCATGTGTCATCAAATGCTACATTGGAGTTGACCAAAAAAGGTAAGCTCCTTTTGAGAAGGCATAGAAATAATGCAACTGATGAAGAGATATTCATTGCTAATTTTACGGGGTCAGCTTCATGTGCTCAAATGCTTGATTCTGGGAATTTTGTGCTCTACAATGAACGTTCGGAAGCAATATGGGAAAGTTTTAGCTTTCCTACGGATACTATATTAGGAGGACAAAATCTATACATAGGGGGTGAACTGTTTTCCAGTGCATCTGCAATCGATTTGTCCACGGGAAGGTTTCATCTTAAAATGCAAGATGATGGGAACCTTGTTTTGTATCCCGTAGACACTCTAGACCTTCCACTGGATGCGTATTGGAGCTCTCGAACTGATGGTAAACCTGGTATCCATCTAATTTTAACTGGTACAGGAGATCTGTTACTCGTTAACCAAACCTTGCACACAATCGAAACCGTGACATCCTCTGGTTCAGAATCGAACAGCACCTCAATTATCTACCGGGCAACATTGGAGTATGATGGAATTTTCCGATTGTATTCCCATAACTTCGATGGCGAAGCTGAGTACATCATTTCCCTTATGTGGCACGAACCAGGGACACAGTGTGATGTGAGAGGTTTCTGTGGATTCAACAGCTACTGCACCATGAATGATCATGATGATCAACCTGACTGTCTTTGTCTTCCTGGAACTGCTTACGTTGATCCCAACCAGAGATTTCATGGATGTGAGAGAGACTACAACGAAGGATCCTGCAAACATACAAACGAAATGTCATCGCTATATAACATTACTGTTTTGGACCAAATTGCGTGGGATGACAACGCTTATTTTCAAGCATCAATGTCAGAGGAAGGTTGCAGAAAGTCCTGTTTGGAGGATTGTAACTGTGCTGGTGCGCTGTACGAAGCAGGGAAGTGCAAGAAACAGAAGTACCCAGTGAAATATGCTTCGAAAACGCAATATCAATCATCAAAATCTTTCTTCAAGGTGGCTTTGGAGAGTATCAAAAGCAGCAACCATTCCAGTGCCATAGGAATGGTGCCTTCAGTAATCCAGAGGACAAGCAAGAAGGCAGTGGTACTAATTCTTGTTATGAGTTTAGCCTTCATAACATGGTGTTTAGTCGCCCTAGCAATCTCTGGCCTTTTCATCTTTAAGTCGAGAGTCATTAAGGGTAGAATGCAGACGGAAAGTGGAAATTTTGGCTTGGCCCGTGAGCTCACTCTGAGAGCATTCTCTTATCGTGAGCTTAAGAAAGCAACAAAGGGTTTCAAAGAAGAGTTGGGGAAAGGATCTTCTGGAGCTGTTTACAAAGGGACTTTATACAAAGGTCAAAAGGCTATTGCGGTGAAGAGGCTGGAGAAGGTGGTCAGTGAAAGTGAAAGGGAGTTCCTGGCGGAGATGCGTTCAATTGGAAAAACTCATCATAAGAATTTGGTTCGGCTTCTTGGCTACTGCACTGAGGGTTCCCATAGGCTCCTAGTATATGAATACATGAGCAATGGGTCACTTGCAAATCTTCTCTTCCGAAATGAAAGGATTCCAGATTGGAGCGACAGAGTGAAAATTGCTCTAGATATTGCTAAAGGGATCTTATATCTGCATGAAGAGTGTGAAGCACCAATCATCCATTGTGATATAAAGCCTCAAAACATTCtgatggatgatttttggactgCTAAGATCTCTGATTTTGGGCTGGCAAAATTGTTAGTGCCTGATCAAACAAGAACCCTGACTATAGCCAGAGGGACACCAGGTTATATGGCACCTGAATGGACTAAGATCAGCACTCCAACATCAGTGAAGGTAGATGTTTACAGTTATGGAGTTGTGCTCTTGGAAATTGTTTTCTGCAGGAGAAACATGAAAATCAACGTATCAAAACCAGAGGAAGTTCTACTTTCTAAATGGGCATACGAGCTTTTGGTTGCAAGAGAATTGGACAGGCTTGATCTTGGTGAAGATGTAGACAGGCAGAAATTGGAGAAAATGGTTATGATAGGCATTTGGTGTATTCAAGATGAACCAGGTCTCCGCCCTTCTATGAAGACTGTTGTGATGATGTTAGAAGGAATTACTGATGTATCTGTTCCTCCACACCCAACTTCAGCTTCGGCATAA
- the LOC133672436 gene encoding kunitz type trypsin inhibitor 104-like, with amino-acid sequence MLRLIGSLSFIWLLMATSTMAQTWPAVLDADGQPLRSGVEYYVLPAVTDVAGGLTLVNLNNGSICPLFVGQEPLAPVVSRGTSVIFTPRVADTVVRETRDFTFAFTGVSVSAQSTAWRVGERNPETRRRYILAETNPIPSSNAWHFNIVKNDQGLYKFQWCPNCLTGACPKPLCGDAGIVVENERRLLVLDGPAFPFIFRRA; translated from the coding sequence ATGTTGAGATTGATTGGAAGCTTGAGCTTTATATGGCTACTGATGGCCACATCCACAATGGCTCAAACCTGGCCTGCTGTGCTTGATGCAGATGGCCAACCTCTTAGAAGTGGTGTAGAATACTACGTGCTTCCAGCTGTAACTGATGTTGCCGGTGGCTTAACCCTTGTTAATCTTAACAACGGTTCCATATGTCCACTCTTTGTTGGTCAAGAGCCTCTTGCACCTGTTGTGTCCCGAGGCACTTCAGTCATATTCACACCACGGGTTGCGGATACAGTTGTAAGGGAGACAAGGGACTTCACTTTTGCATTCACTGGTGTATCAGTTTCTGCTCAGTCTACTGCATGGAGGGTAGGTGAGCGGAATCCAGAGACAAGGAGGAGGTATATCTTGGCTGAAACGAATCCTATTCCATCTTCTAATGCTTGGCACTTCAATATTGTCAAGAATGATCAAGGCCTCTACAAATTTCAATGGTGTCCAAATTGTCTCACCGGAGCTTGTCCCAAGCCTTTGTGTGGGGATGCTGGTATTGTGGTTGAGAATGAAAGGAGATTGCTGGTCTTGGATGGTCCCgcctttccttttatatttagaaGGGCTTGA
- the LOC133672513 gene encoding kunitz type trypsin inhibitor 111-like: MATSTMGQTWPAVLDADGQPLRSGVEYYVLPAVTDVAGGLTLVNLNNGSICPLFVGQEPLAPVVSRGTSVIFTPRVADTVVRETRDFTVAFTGVSVCAQSTAWRVGERNPETRRRYILAETDPIPSSNAWHFNIVKNDQGLYKFQWCPNCLTGACP; the protein is encoded by the coding sequence ATGGCCACATCCACAATGGGTCAAACCTGGCCTGCTGTCCTTGATGCAGATGGCCAACCTCTTAGAAGTGGTGTAGAATACTACGTGCTTCCAGCTGTAACTGATGTTGCCGGTGGCTTAACCCTTGTTAATCTTAACAACGGTTCCATATGTCCACTCTTTGTTGGTCAAGAGCCTCTTGCACCTGTTGTGTCCCGAGGCACTTCAGTCATATTCACACCACGGGTTGCGGATACTGTTGTAAGGGAGACAAGGGACTTCACTGTTGCATTCACTGGTGTATCAGTTTGTGCTCAGTCTACTGCATGGAGGGTAGGTGAGCGGAATCCAGAGACAAGGAGGAGGTATATCTTGGCTGAAACGGATCCTATTCCATCTTCTAATGCTTGGCACTTCAATATTGTCAAGAATGATCAAGGCCTCTACAAATTTCAATGGTGTCCAAATTGTCTCACCGGAGCTTGTCCCTAG
- the LOC133672332 gene encoding G-type lectin S-receptor-like serine/threonine-protein kinase LECRK1: MALESCLLLLILFLLFVETRTQPNQCGEIHLDSQLSPTSNLLSWLSPSGHFAFGFYPQGNGFAIGIWLIGQPDNTVVWTANRDDPPVSSDATIHFSKEGKLRLRTGQGYEKLIANVSVSDSASMLDSGNFVLYSDCNIIWQSIDFPTDTILGGQSLTQSQELVSSVSSSNHSSGRFLLRMQTDGNLVAYPRNSAALPNDAYWASDTANNVGLNLSLNHQGHLFMNIYKSEPQVHSFASSSYSCENSTTIFRATLDADGIFRLYSHCFESKTSWSVHVEWSALNNQCDVYGFCDFNSYCSGTGTNYECSCYPGFVFNDPNEKFSGCYRNASESFCAGSKEGRKYHVTGIENLLFERDPYSAQELEEEKCRLSCLEDCHCDVALFMDAKCEKYTFPIRYGRESKTIKSTAFFKEETNPGQKIIIDSKKSLIMFLAIIFCSIAILCSGIAISTFFVYRDRAFLYEKLSEIISLTGEFTLQSFSYDELEKATDGFREELGRGSIGAVYKGKINGGEKTVAIKRLEKVLDRGEKNFQAEITIIGQTYHRNLVRLLGFCFDHSRRFLVYEYLKNGTLADLLFTAERRPVWKERMRIALDIARGILYLHEECVACIIHGNITPQNILMDDSWIAKISDFGLSKLLYPDKVRSSMALLSHSRGHLAPEWQNTALISIKADIYSFGVVLLEIICCRSSIKADVSTEDEMILSRWAYQCFVAGQLDMLLKDEHVEYESLERMVKIGLWCVQSDPALRPSIKNVILMLEGSEDIPNPPSLAPVLITP, encoded by the coding sequence ATGGCTCTGGAATCATGCCTTTTGCTTCTCATACTATTTCTACTCTTTGTAGAAACAAGAACTCAACCAAACCAATGTGGTGAAATACACTTGGATTCTCAGTTATCTCCCACTTCCAACTTACTTTCATGGCTCTCCCCTTCAGGCCATTTTGCATTTGGCTTCTATCCACAAGGAAATGGATTTGCCATAGGAATATGGCTGATCGGTCAACCTGATAACACAGTCGTCTGGACTGCAAATCGAGATGATCCACCAGTCTCCTCCGATGCTACAATCCACTTCTCGAAAGAGGGTAAGCTGCGTCTTCGAACTGGGCAAGGCTATGAGAAACTAATTGCTAATGTGTCTGTATCAGATTCAGCTTCAATGCTTGATTCCGGTAATTTCGTGCTTTACAGTGATTGCAATATAATTTGGCAAAGCATTGATTTTCCAACCGACACCATTTTAGGAGGCCAGAGTCTCACTCAGTCTCAAGAATTGGTTTCAAGTGTGTCGAGCTCAAATCACTCAAGTGGAAGGTTTCTACTCAGGATGCAAACGGATGGAAACCTTGTGGCCTACCCTAGAAACAGTGCTGCTCTACCTAATGATGCTTACTGGGCCAGTGATACTGCTAATAACGTGGGGTTGAATCTCTCTCTCAATCACCAGGGACATCTGTTCATGAATATTTACAAATCTGAACCACAAGTACACTCATTTGCAAGCAGTTCTTATTCCTGTGAGAACAGCACTACAATTTTTCGCGCGACACTTGATGCTGATGGGATTTTCAGGCTGTATTCACACTGTTTTGAGAGTAAAACTAGCTGGAGTGTACATGTTGAGTGGTCTGCATTGAATAATCAGTGTGATGTTTATGGTTTCTGTGACTTCAACAGTTATTGCTCAGGAACGGGCACTAATTATGAATGTTCATGTTATcctggatttgttttcaatgatCCCAATGAGAAATTCAGCGGATGCTACAGGAATGCCAGTGAAAGTTTTTGTGCAGGCagcaaagaagggagaaagtaCCATGTCACTGGAATAGAGAATTTATTGTTTGAACGAGATCCTTATTCTGCCCAAGAGCTCGAAGAGGAAAAATGTCGTTTGTCTTGCCTGGAAGATTGTCATTGTGACGTTGCTCTATTTATGGATGCGAAGTGTGAAAAGTACACTTTTCCAATTCGGTATGGTAGAGAGAGTAAAACCATAAAATCTACAGCCTTCTTCAAGGAAGAAACAAACCCAGGCCAGAAAATCATTATAGATAGCAAGaagagtttaattatgtttcttGCTATAATTTTTTGCTCTATAGCTATCTTATGTTCCGGCATTGCAATCTCTACTTTCTTCGTGTACAGGGATCGAGCTTTTCTATACGAAAAGCTATCAGAAATCATAAGCTTGACCGGAGAGTTTACTCTGCAGTCATTTTCTTATGATGAGCTTGAGAAAGCTACAGATGGTTTCAGGGAAGAGTTGGGCAGGGGTTCAATTGGAGCAGTTTATAAAGGGAAAATAAATGGGGGTGAAAAAACTGTCGCAATTAAGAGACTGGAGAAAGTTTTAGACCGAGGGGAAAAAAATTTCCAGGCCGAAATAACCATCATTGGACAAACGTACCACAGGAACTTGGTTCGATTGCTTGGATTTTGTTTTGACCACTCTAGGAGGTTTCTCGTCTATGAGTACTTGAAGAACGGCACACTTGCAGATCTTCTGTTCACGGCTGAGAGGCGCCCAGTTTGGAAAGAAAGAATGAGGATTGCTCTAGACATAGCTCGAGGAATTCTCTATCTACATGAAGAGTGTGTGGCCTGCATCATCCATGGCAATATAACCCCTCAAAACATTCTCATGGATGATTCTTGGATAGCAAAAATCTCCGATTTCGGGTTATCAAAGCTATTGTATCCGGACAAGGTAAGAAGCTCCATGGCCCTCCTCTCACATAGTAGAGGGCACTTGGCACCAGAATGGCAGAACACTGCCTTGATATCAATAAAAGCTGATATTTACAGCTTTGGAGTTGTGCTACTGGAAATCATCTGTTGTAGAAGCAGTATAAAAGCAGACGTTTCAACAGAAGATGAAATGATTCTTTCCAGGTGGGCATATCAATGCTTCGTAGCTGGACAGTTGGATATGCTTCTAAAGGATGAACATGTAGAATACGAGTCATTGGAAAGAATGGTGAAGATTGGACTATGGTGTGTTCAGAGTGATCCAGCTTTACGTCCCTCTATCAAGAATGTGATTTTGATGTTAGAAGGATCCGAAGACATTCCAAATCCTCCATCTCTTGCTCCAGTCCTTATCACTCCTTAG